A region of the Thermodesulfobacteriota bacterium genome:
GATTCATAGTAACGAACATGATTGTCTCCTCATTGAATGGGATCAGGAAAATTTATTATATCATAGGAAACGATATCTTTTATTTGAAGGAGATTTCTTCGCTAAAGCCTGTAGTGCGCCCTGAGTCTAATCGAAGGGTCGAAGTGCTCACAATTGTAAATGTCAGATATTGCGTGGACAAAATCCAAAAAGTAATAAATTCCCCGGAAATTTACTCTTCCGTCATCCTAGAATGTTTTCCGCCAGCTACGTGCGGGGACAAGCTTAATCGGGGATCCGTTGTTTAATTTTTTATTTTCTTTGTCTTGATACAAAGAAACAAAAATCAAGGGCTGACAAAAAATTAGGAATTATTAAATCAATTCCTTCAGCTAAAAATATTTAATCCAACCACAACCCCAAATCTTTTTTTAACGCTTCCGGAATTGATTTTGGCAATTTTTTGAATGCCCATTTAAAATCTAAGATACTCTCCCCGTATTATGTAACATCCACAGCAATGACATCTCTATGGATTCCCGCTAATAATCCGCGGGACAGAGGGGGAGCGGACTCCGGATTTGCGTGCACTCAAGCGTTGAGCTTGTTGGCCAGGTCGATGAAGTCCGTAGCGGTTAAGTCGAACAATGGATCCCTAATAAGATCGGGTTTTCCCTGCGGACCAAATTCCAGAGGGCGGAGGAGAAATGCCGTTTTGAATCCAACCCTACCTGCTGCGTAAAGGTCATCTTTGTGCGCTGCCACCATCATTACTTGCTCCGGTTTTAGCCCCAACAGATAAGCCGCAGTCTGATACACCTCTTTATCAGGCTTGTAGTGCTTCGCCAATTCTGATGACAAGATACAGTCCCACGGCAATCCTGCGTTCTTGGCCATATTCACGAGTAAAGATATGTTGCCGTTTGAGAGCGTCGCCAACACGAATCGTCTGCGAAGCCTTCTTAGCCCACGAACAGCGTCAGGCCACGGCTTAAGTCGATGCCATACACGGTTCAGATCGTCCTTCTCACTTTCGCTTAATCCTTTTATATTAAATTCTATAAGTAGCTGGCCGAGGATCATCCGATGAATTGCATCAATATTCATCCAGGGCAATTCACCATTTCGAACCTTATCCATTGCCGGTGCATACCCTGCACGCCATGCGTCGGCGAACCCAGCCCAATCTAAATTAATTCCTTTGGATTTTCCGAGTAGAGTACACTCGCGGATTATTGTGGCGCGCCAATCGACGACCGTGCCGAACACGTCGAAGGTAAGCGCCTTGATAGAGGATAAATCTGCTTTTTGTTTCATACCATATTGCTCAATTAAACTCCATCGAAGGAGACGAAGCAATCTAAATCAGAAAAGAAAGGAGATTGCTCCAATTGCTTCACAAATTTCGCAATTGTAAAAGCCAAATATCTCAGGGACAAGACCTTTAAATGTATCTTCTTCAATTATCTTATTTTCTCTTTCTAACTTCTTTGTCTTGATACAAAGAAGCAACCCTTCGACGGCACTCAGAACTAGGCTACCCAACAGTTTGGTTAAAAATTTTACACGTTAATTTGGATCCCCGATAACTATCCTCGGGGATGACATAACAACTAAAAAATTTAATTCAACCGCAACCCCCAAATTTTTTTTAACGTCTTCCTTCCTGATTTTCTTTACGCAATTTTTGGAATGCCGTTCAAGTCCTATTCACTCCGAAAAGGACTTATCAAAATAAATCTATGCATGAATTCGTAAGATTTTTTCCACCAGATATATG
Encoded here:
- a CDS encoding haloacid dehalogenase type II, with translation MKQKADLSSIKALTFDVFGTVVDWRATIIRECTLLGKSKGINLDWAGFADAWRAGYAPAMDKVRNGELPWMNIDAIHRMILGQLLIEFNIKGLSESEKDDLNRVWHRLKPWPDAVRGLRRLRRRFVLATLSNGNISLLVNMAKNAGLPWDCILSSELAKHYKPDKEVYQTAAYLLGLKPEQVMMVAAHKDDLYAAGRVGFKTAFLLRPLEFGPQGKPDLIRDPLFDLTATDFIDLANKLNA